The Pelodiscus sinensis isolate JC-2024 chromosome 5, ASM4963464v1, whole genome shotgun sequence genome includes a region encoding these proteins:
- the LOC102443615 gene encoding kynurenine/alpha-aminoadipate aminotransferase, mitochondrial-like — MDYSRFLSVVSATREENILRMSSSLAQKKPPIIMISGGMPNPNYFPFKTASFTIEDGTTIEIGEALMKTALQYSNTQGIPEFLSWLKDLQMSLHNPPTAKNSPDQGQMEMCVTTGSQDGLAKVFDMLINRGDNVLVEDPCYSGTVSALKPLGCNIIKVSTDKHGIIPEALKEILSRWRPEDAKKLKNNLPKFLYTVPNGNNPAGTSMTTDRKKKIYQLARCYDFLIIEDDPYYFLQFEKPKAPTFLSMDVDGRVIRCDTFSKIISPGLRLGFLTGPKPFIDRVTLHTQITTMHPNTFAQILVLQLFLKWGQKGFLEHTDRVTEFYRSQRDAMLAAADKWLKGLAEWHVPTAGIFLWIKIKGISDTYKMVMENALKRRVALVPGKSFSFDSSAPSPYIRASYSFASPDQMDQALQTLAELIKETV; from the exons ATGGACTACTCCCGATTTCTCTCAGTAGTAAGTGCAACAagagaggaaaatattttaagaatgtCAA GTTCTTTGGCACAGAAGAAACCCCCAATAATCATGATTTCCGGAGGCATGCCAAATCCCAACTATTTCCCATTTAAAACAGCAAGTTTCACTATTGAAGATGGAACTACTATTGAAATTGGGGAGGCACTGATGAAAACAGCCCTCCAGTATTCAAACACACAAGG AATTCCAGAGTTTTTGTCCTGGCTAAAGGATTTACAGATGAGTCTTCACAATCCTCCCACTGCAAAGAACAGTCCTGATCAGGGCCAAATGGAGATGTGTGTCACCACTGGCAGCCAGGATGGCTTGGCTAAA GTTTTCGATATGCTTATCAATCGTGGAGATAATGTCCTTGTGGAAGACCCCTGCTACTCTGGGACTGTCTCAGCA CTGAAACCATTGGGCTGTAACATTATCAAAGTCTCTACTGACAAGCATGGTATTATTCCAGAAGCTCTGAAAGAAATTCTTTCCAGGTGGAGACCAGAAGATGCAAAAAAACTGAAGAACAATCTCCCCAAGTTCCTCTACACTGTTCCAAATGGTAACAATCCAGCTGGAACCTCAATGACCACTGACCGCAAAAAGAAGATATACCAG CTTGCAAGATGTTATGATTTCCTTATAATAGAAGATGATCCATATTATTTTCTTCAGTTTGAAAAG CCAAAGGCACCAACATTTCTGTCAATGGATGTTGATGGTCGAGTGATCAGATGCGACACTTTTTCTAAAATTATCTCTCCTGG GTTGAGATTAGGCTTTTTAACAGGCCCCAAACCATTTATCGATAGAGTTACTCTACATACGCAGATTACAACGATGCACCCCAACACTTTTGCACAG atactAGTATTACAACTTTTTCTGAAGTGgggacaaaagggttttctggagCACACAGACAG GGTAACAGAGTTCTACAGGAGCCAGAGAGATGCAATGCTTGCAGCAGCAGACAAATGGTTAAAAG GCTTGGCAGAGTGGCACGTCCCTACTGCTGGAATATTTTTGTGGATTAAAATTAAGGGAATTTCTGATACATACAAGATGGTGATGGAAAATGCTTTGAAGAGACGG GTGGCTTTGGTTCCTGGAAAATCATTTAGCTTTGATAGCTCAGCTCCTTCTCCTTATATCAGGGCTTCCTATTCTTTTGCTTCTCCAGACCAGATGGACCAG GCTTTACAGACACTAGCTGAGCTTATCAAAGAAACTGTCTGA